In Phaseolus vulgaris cultivar G19833 chromosome 7, P. vulgaris v2.0, whole genome shotgun sequence, the genomic stretch GAAAAAGCTTACATAATACATTCAGTAAACGATGGAAGGCCTGAGAGAGGGTGATCCCTTCGTGCGTCTGCAACTCGAACggtaaaaattttaattaagttttttgcTTTTTTAAACATATTACTTTTCGAATATTGGAAGGGAAGACTCAATTATTCCTTATAACTTATCTATAATATAATCATttataattcaataataatttaaatcattttacaaaatataatgTAAAACTTGTTATGCTCCTTGCCTTGGAAATCATGTTATGATTTAATATTATCAGTAACAACTTTTCTATGATTTCTTCATAAATAATCATGTATAATTTTATGagtctaaatttttttatactgttaattaattaaaaattatcttaaGTATAATTtgcaaatttattatttttaaagttaaaaaaccttttatgtattttttttatggataaatatttttttataacacttttattttatttcataaaaagaCTCAaacatttctttttatttattaatcttTCATTATTGGTAAAGTGTATAATCTTTAAAGAATTTGTGTTTctgtttatttgttattttcagTTTAAATTTGTGTACAtaaaaaaacagttataatAGAGTAGAACTACAAAATCTAAAactattagaaaaatatttatgataataaataacgtaaaaacaagtaaaaaatattgcttatggatatttttaattctctatttttttaacCCATCATAATCACACTTTTAAAACAAATGATAATCCCTCTCTTTCAATCTTAATATCAAGGATTTTGAGCCccatttatttcataaaaaatagtgTAAATACATGATAACAAGTTTAATGTGATGGGAAAGGGAAATCAAAATGTCAATTTATTTGTTACAttactaaaattttattgtGTTTAACATTAAAAACTTCTTGAGGTGTCAAGtgtcaaataaattaaaagtgataacttaatatatatatatatatatatatatatatatatattgctaATATATAAGTATGAGATGTCTCCATAATTGTTTAGAGGTTATTATACAAGGTAATTTAAACAGACTATAGAGTCGAACTTATTTTACACTATATAACtagaatagaaaataaatatataataataggttaagataaatattttagaGGTTAGATTATAATAAGGATTTGAATATTTAGTTGTAAGTTGAATTTAAACTAtacttaaaacaaaattgagggtgaacttgaagaagaataGAAGTGTTAATAACatgaaaagaaatttcattTTCGTTACAGCATTTAAAGCTCTCCattattcttctttttccatcattttctttctttcaccTAAAACAAACTTAAGTTTTCACCCTCCCTTTATTGATTTAAGGCTACAAGTCAATAAAGTCAACATTTAGAACATTAATCTTAATTGTTGTTTTCGGTaagtttttatcatttttattttgtccTATTGGTGAGTGCATGCATGTTAGAATTTTTGGGAATATGAGAGTTTCTAAGTTTGAACTAAATTTAATGGTGATTGCTGGTTTAAGTTAGGGTTTTGAACTGTCTAAAGAAGTCTTTTAGGGTTTTGCTACATACTCCACACCGaagttgtaattttttatattgcaAGGAGGATTAAGATGAAGGATAACttcaattttttagtttttaacttcaattttgtttataaatgatatttttttgataaaattaagATTCCTGGACGTGCAAACTTATGAATTACATTGTTTGCTTTTTAGAAAATATGTGAAAGCTTggtgaataaaattatatattttaaaaatgaagatTTGACCATATTTGTgattcttcttttgttttgagTATAGTTAGTGTTTTGTAATCCACAAGGaccaaatttgtaattaaaagctTGAAGAAAATAACTATTGTTGGATTTACGATGATTTCATGaagtaaattattattataagttgTGAATGTTCAAAATCAAAAGTTTCtctactataatttttttagtttttattccatttctacaccttgtttattttttttaggttttataatttctgaattatacaataaacaaataaaaacacgGTCACCACCAATAAAAATACCATAAAATTTATCTCAATCACCAATATTCATCACAAATAACCACCACCATTTAAAAAAAGAAGGAGAACACACCTCACTCTTCATCTTACTCgaaagaatattattattaaaattaaagaaaaatatggaGCGGTAGGAGGAAGAATTTGTCTTCAAATAATGCATCTTTTTGCAttcaatgttttttaaaaagataGAAAGATACAAAATGAGGttgctttgaaaaaaaaaaagtgactaAGAGAGAGcctgaaaagaaaaaagagtaaCAAGTGTATCATGCAAATCTTTACAAACAAACTAGCTTGAAttagaagttttattttatgtaactAAATATCCATTAAAATTTTCTTGTGTCGTTGTCCACCTCATCTAATGTacctattaattattattagtgGAAGTGATGTATATCATTATATGTCATGAATGATatgaatcaattttttttacaacaGCTTTTAACCTCACTAATAATTAAACTCATAACACGCTTTCAACGATACTCAtattaacataataaaataaaaacatattccCTTTATAACAGTTTAAGAatcttttaaaaagtaaaagtctACCAACGACTAATAAGTAAAAAAGAACATTATCATCTAATAACAAATCattattcataaatttttattttaataataccaTCAATGAAGATAAActgttttatattaaaaaaacttaattgtAAAAGTTTCTTAgaacatatatttaaattattaaagcaCCTTTTCAATTATAGTAACAACAAAGGTATATTTATTCTTGTAATATATTTTCGTTTTGATCCTTAAAGAAATTCAAGTcattgaataaaattattttgttctcatattttattttaatcattgcaaaatactctttttttttgttttcatcttttaatatatatagatATCCACCTTTAGTTCATCTCCTTTTTTTCCAAAGAGACTAACTCAATCAATAAAATACTATTGGGACTTCAAAAAGACAAGAGATTTTGAAGGAATGCGAAATGATAATTTCAATAAGCCAGATTTGATTTTGTAATGAAAAATACTAACTTTAGGTCCTACACGGTATAAAGGGAATAACAATTCTAATACTTTTACTATTTTTGAGTTAGGATATTTGGAACTAAATTACAACAAAGCCTGCTATAAGGCTTTGTGGGAAAAGGGTAAATCAATTAAATACCCTTATTCTTTTTGCGTTTTTGTCTATATCACTGctaggcagtttcttcctgcacccccacattTTTCTTACGGCACCCCCACAAAGCTGCACAAAGACAAAAGTGTGCCTATATAAATTgtaccttttttttttgtattctggattatgaaatccagtaaatttttggattggcaCTTCCGGTAAATTTTCGGATTGGCGCATCCGGTAATCTCCCAGATTGATGCTTCCGGTAGTACATGAATGATAGTGTTAATcgtaaataaaaaatgcaaaactttcataattgaaaaaatcattCCGGATCCGCCAATCCATATTCAAAATATACTTtctggattcagaaatccataattgaaaaaaatcattccagatccaccaatccgtaataaaAAATAGGCTTCCGAATTCAGCAATctggaaatcaataatttatacaaACTTTGCTTTCGGAACGCCCCCTCATTCCGaatgcaacatgattcacttccggattgatgaatccgtaacaCACTCTCAGATCCCGAAATTATGGGGTCAGTTTtggaatttacaaaattgtgagggtgcaggaagaaaaatgtaagggtgcaggaagaaactgcctcaATGCTATTGTTGCCATCGCTTCCACCAGTCTTCCTAACTTTGTGCGGTCTTTTTGATGCCCGACCAATATGTATAAAAGTCAGAATACAGAATAAGCTAAAAGAAAGTAACAACTAACGACATATTCAACATTATCTTTAGATCAGTGCaacattgtatttatattttatatatgcaTCCACAAGTGTTTTTGTCAATCCTTTGTTTCCCTCCTCTCCAAAAGTCGCCTTTTCTCTTACCCTTCCCCGTTAACGATTCAAAATTGGCATAAAAGGTAAAATTGATGATAAAAGGTTGATCATACCAAAGCCTTCAAAGGGTCTCcatcttttcttaattttttcttgGGTCCTTTGCGGCGTTTATTATTATTTCCTATTGCATCCCTTGCAAGTTTAACCATTTCCCTTGCCTCTTTCGTTGGTTTCTCTAATAGGTAGTCAGGAACATCACGTAGGTGCGGAGGTGGCTCATTCTTGCTCAAAATTTTGTCATACTTCAGTAGATCTGCTCAAATATGATTTCGATCCTTTAAATTCAACTTCAATATTAACAGCAACAAAGCCTTATCCAATCAGCAAGCACAATAAATGTCAATGacatatttaacaataatatctACCAATTACATTACCTAGGTCTCTTGGATTAGTCTCAAAATGGGCTTTCaaccttaaaaaaaaacacaggtATGCAACAATAATTAGAACGGGAATAAAATTAAGATCATAGTTAAAGACCTCAATAATACACCAAATGATATACCCAGTACTCACTTTTCAGAGTTCAAAATTTCATTCCTCAAATCTTGGGCTCGTGACTCTCGGACAGCAATTCTAGTTACACTCTTGGCAACATCCTGCAAGAGAAAGTCAACCATAGCATATCCTGCAAGAGAAACTCATTGTGGCCTATTAGATATCAAATCAGACCTGGGCCCTAATGAGTGATAACCATGATATATGACACAATGGGTTGGTATTGTTTCCTCATTTACCAGTGCAGTTATTCACAATGAGTTTTATAGAAAAATGCTAACCTTAGTTTtgagttatatttatatttttgaatgagTTCTCAAGAGGAAGCATTGACTTTATATGGTGATTTATCTTGTATCTGATATTTCTTTCTCCTTTTGTTACCATAAattcatatttgaatttgaaaactCATGCAATGTTTGTTTATCTGTTCTGACTACTGTGTTTACTAAGCTCTTAATAAGACTCCATGACTCACATTTCCTTTCTCCTTTTCCTCTCTCATATTGCCAAGTAGATTATTCCTGGGCTTGGCAGGTTTGTCCAGGAGTTCtctcataaaaaaatatgcacTCTATCAAGAAACTATCCAAAAAGAAGAAGCTTAAGCTATAAAATGAAGTATCATGAATGGTTTTACTTCTACCACAAACTTTAGGCAAAAGTCCTATGGGCTTGATGTGATGACAATGCATCAGACCACAAGAAATGTCATACACATTAACATGTACCTAAAGTTGAACACCAATCAAGTGAATGTTTATGAATAGTTATACATCAAACACATACCTTTTCCAAGAATAGTTTCAATCTGAAACTCATGTCTATGGTATTAGTGAATATCAGAACTTTCTTTTGGACCAACCCCAACTTCAACACAGCAAGGATGTAAAGTAACTTATCACTGGCAGAACATGAAATTTGACACAAATATTTAATGAAAACAGTTAAAACCTGATCAATTCCATAGAAAAATCAGAAAGATACAaccataaatgaaaaaaaaaattattatacaagTTGATTGCTTTCAAACATGCTCTAGGAAGAAAAATAACATCAGACATTAAATTCATAAAACAACCTTGAAATATTCTTCGGATCACTAAAccaaataacattttttatttttaaagtgttAAAATCCTTCTCACTCCAAATCTAAATTTTCCTTGCTATAATGGTTCATTTCCTTCTAATAGCAATGAAGAAGAGAGATCCCAAACAGAGAAAACCAATAAACCGCCCTTCTCTATAGAAAGAAATTAGGCaatatttttgaagaaaaaacgAAGAATTAACTAAACTGCAATTAAGTTCATAATGGCAAAAAAAGACAGATAGAAATATATTACCCAGAACTGCTGAACATTTTTAGGAATGATCTCTTCCTTGTTATTTCCCACTTCAGGCAAAGTCAAAATAAATGGGTTGTGCAGAATCAACTTCTTTAGTTTGTCAACATATGCACTGCAAACAGTACATTATAATTAAAAGGCAATAGATGCCCTAAAATAATGTCATGAAATGATTAATGAGAATACACAGGAAAACGCTTTACTAGTGAAACTTCacagaaataatattttatttaatgtgtAACTAACATACAATATGATATACAAATGTGCAAGGAAAATCACCATGCTTATTCTCAGTTTCATATGATGAAGATACAACAAACAAGCACATCCTTACATAGGGGACAAAAATGAAGCTGATAACACTGGTGCAAGCTACACTCACTCACactattgaataaatttttactaGCTAATTTTATCCCTAATATATGAATATGTGCAAAAAAATTAGATTAATCCAAATGTATTTCATATCTCATTTATACACAGAAAGTAATGTAAtaagtatttatatatatatatgtgtgtgtgtgtgtgtgagagaaTCTAAAGAACTCATATCGTTCtgcaaattttagaaaatttgacATAAATAATGTAGGTAATAAAATGCTATAATCCAATGGCCAGATTAATTGAAAATAGTTTATGTAAATCTGTTGTTGGTGTAAAAGTAAGTGTAACTCATGGGTGTGAACTAATATGATGATATAATTCAATGATCAGGTCAATGAAAATTGCATTTTATGTAAAGCTATTAATAGTGTGAAACTCATTATTGAGAACAAATTACACGTTATATAGGCACACATATATAAAGAGAGGGAT encodes the following:
- the LOC137828203 gene encoding DEAD-box ATP-dependent RNA helicase 16-like; the protein is MVDFLLQDVAKSVTRIAVRESRAQDLRNEILNSEKLKAHFETNPRDLDLLKYDKILSKNEPPPHLRDVPDYLLEKPTKEAREMVKLARDAIGNNNKRRKGPKKKLRKDGDPLKALV